Proteins encoded in a region of the Panthera uncia isolate 11264 unplaced genomic scaffold, Puncia_PCG_1.0 HiC_scaffold_1635, whole genome shotgun sequence genome:
- the LOC125917266 gene encoding cGMP-inhibited 3',5'-cyclic phosphodiesterase B-like, whose amino-acid sequence MTKQRSSSVSLTHHIGLRRAAAFPSLSPVNSPSHGLVSAGSLMNRSLVEFPATASSLTKPSVILHRSLGSAPNSPDFYQHVRNSDSSLCNSCGHQIWKYVSTSESESGIDCHSGKSGDEDNTVSSKQSFSLTEVQHEVETENTECRKLFLEGDTHLTEEAQNEQQPNIEQEASLDLILIEDYDSLVEKMSNWNFQIFEVVEKMGEKSGRILSQVMYTLFQDTGLLEIFKIPTLQFMNYFRALENGYRDIPYHNRIHATDVLHAVWYLTTRPIPGLQQIHNDHTTGNETDSDGRMNPGQIAYISSRSCSIPDESYGCLSANIPALELMALYVAAAMHDYDHPGRTNAFLVATNAPQVGNIFLESLKSNSQMLQPCCRSFC is encoded by the exons CTGCTTTCCCCAGCCTGAGTCCTGTGAATTCTCCCAGCCATGGACTAGTCTCCGCTGGCTCTCTAATGAATCGATCACTTGTAGAATTTCCTGCCACTGCCAGTTCTCTTACTAAGCCAAGTGTTATTTTACACCGATCTCTGGGCAGTGCACCCAATTCACCAGATTTTTATCAGCATGTTAGAAATTCTGATAGCAGTTTATGTAACAG ctGTGGACATCAAATATGGAAATATGTTTCAACATCTGAATCCGAATCTGGTATAGACTGCCACAGTGGAAAGTCAG GTGATGAAGACAACACCGTTTCCTCAAAACAATCATTCAGCCTCACAGAAGTGCAACATGAAGTGGAAACAGAGAACACAGAgtgcagaaaattatttttggaaggtGATACTCACCTAACAGAAGAGGCACAGAATGAACAGCAACCAAAT ATTGAACAGGAAGCATCACTGGACCTGATTTTAATAGAAGATTATGATTCCTTAGTAGAGAAGATGAGCAACtggaattttcaaatatttgaagttgTTGAAAAAATGGGAGAGAAATCAGGAAGGATCCTTAGTCAG GTTATGTATACCTTATTTCAAGACACTGGtttattggaaatatttaaaattcccaCTCTACAGTTCATGAACTATTTTCGTGCATTAGAAAATGGCTACCGAGACATTCCTT ATCACAACCGTATACATGCCACAGACGTCCTGCATGCAGTTTGGTATCTGACAACCCGGCCAATTCCTGGTTTACAGCAGATCCACAATGATCATACAACAGGAAACGAAACAG ATTCGGATGGTAGAATGAACCCTGGGCAAATTGCCTACATTTCTTCGAGGAGCTGCTCTATTCCAGATGAGAGCTATGGGTGCCTTTCTGCAAACATTCCTGCACTGGAATTGATGGCTCTCTACGTGGCAGCTGCCATGCATGATTACGATCACCCAGGGCGGACAAATGCATTTCTAGTGGCTACTAATGCCCCTCAggtaggaaatattttcttagaaagtttaaaaagcaattctCAAATGTTACAACCATGTTGTAGATCCTTTTGTTAA